The Desulfosporosinus acidiphilus SJ4 genome has a window encoding:
- a CDS encoding IS110 family transposase, producing MNAIYERCCGMVIHKNTIAACLIKGKKKEIRTFSTMTSSLLGLIDWLKSADCECVAMEATRPYWKPIYNLLEMEEISTLVVNVQHIKAVPGRKTDVKDSEWIADLLRHGLLNGSFIPKREQRELKELVRYRRSMVQERARELNRIQKVLEGANIKLASVISDIDGKSSRRMLDMLISGCTDVQSIADKVLRQMRKKISQIEEALRGFMGDHQKIMLRMMLKHIDILEEQVLTLDREIQARMKPVYEQVSLIDSIPGVGERSAQIIIAEIGTNMNQFPSASHLASWAGLCPGNNESAGKRKSGKTRKGSDILKATLIECAKVAGHLKNTYFSAQYKRIAARRGTNRATVAVAHTILKIAYLMLKNNASYKELGPDFFELRRKSEIVMKSVKRLETLGYTVTIEQALTPQLLVNN from the coding sequence ATGAATGCTATTTACGAGCGTTGTTGTGGTATGGTTATTCACAAGAATACTATCGCCGCCTGCCTAATTAAAGGCAAAAAGAAGGAGATTAGAACTTTCAGTACGATGACTTCATCTCTTCTCGGACTCATTGACTGGCTGAAGAGCGCTGACTGTGAATGTGTTGCAATGGAGGCGACCCGTCCATACTGGAAACCAATCTACAATCTTTTAGAAATGGAGGAAATATCAACATTAGTTGTGAACGTACAACATATCAAAGCTGTGCCTGGTCGAAAAACTGACGTTAAAGACTCTGAATGGATCGCTGATTTACTTCGTCACGGTTTACTAAATGGCAGTTTTATTCCCAAACGCGAGCAACGCGAACTTAAAGAACTGGTTCGTTATCGAAGAAGTATGGTTCAGGAGCGCGCCAGAGAGTTAAATCGCATCCAAAAAGTGCTTGAGGGCGCGAATATCAAGCTAGCTTCTGTTATTAGTGACATCGATGGTAAATCATCTCGTCGAATGCTTGATATGCTCATATCTGGCTGCACTGACGTTCAATCGATAGCAGATAAAGTGCTTAGACAAATGCGTAAGAAAATATCTCAAATTGAAGAAGCACTTCGCGGTTTCATGGGCGATCATCAAAAGATTATGTTACGTATGATGCTCAAGCATATTGATATTCTTGAAGAACAAGTTCTTACACTTGATCGAGAAATTCAAGCAAGAATGAAACCTGTCTATGAACAAGTGTCCCTTATCGACTCTATTCCTGGAGTTGGTGAACGTAGCGCGCAAATCATCATTGCCGAAATAGGTACTAACATGAATCAATTCCCTTCGGCTTCCCACCTAGCTTCATGGGCTGGCCTTTGCCCCGGTAACAATGAGAGTGCGGGCAAACGTAAAAGCGGTAAAACGCGTAAAGGTAGTGACATACTAAAAGCCACACTAATAGAATGTGCCAAAGTAGCCGGACATTTAAAAAACACCTATTTCAGTGCTCAATACAAAAGGATTGCAGCAAGACGTGGCACTAACCGTGCTACTGTAGCAGTAGCTCATACGATTCTCAAAATAGCGTACCTAATGCTCAAAAACAATGCATCATACAAAGAACTAGGGCCTGATTTCTTTGAACTACGGCGCAAATCAGAGATAGTTATGAAATCCGTAAAAAGACTAGAAACACTTGGATATACTGTGACTATTGAACAGGCGTTAACTCCACAGCTCTTAGTTAATAATTGA
- a CDS encoding serine/threonine-protein kinase translates to MNFIEFLGSLKDPQLCKEYKNKLKNKYTAYLESERLERQQFIYEKDISDEGFLDRYSDNWNYEWFFVGNDIETFYTNLGLDFGHLASTKKVLWNGEFEYCYKDYTIHDMWSQLEKSENDERFCFGIYEFSKILRNNEKQDILRNGLQILLDEMLIFKTEELVPSEKVLSQYLEQNNGFICMFGHIRIDIKNDRLGQGGNGIVYAGKLGSSDIAVKFLINYTSKKLERFKAEYININMVKSNLVNTVDYIHYEVLKVGSLEIPFIIMKKYDGCLKKFKNGITELKWEDVKRIYFSLCKALKTLEENKIIHRDLKPENILIDESSEFIISDFGIAHFESDESPIKNITKKGDRLANFEFAAPEQVGGKEISFATDIYAFGQILYWFVFGEVNRGTGGNNLERLFENEREAIILNQIVYKCLANNPLDRFQNIEEIEDCYTSLYNKERNVDVYEDMHKFSDIVRSVLPECYRHAYCFENKTDISNLIKKLSENKFNRPLEYNTGSANNQIKSFYEIENGNFILETREIIVNRIWGLFEDSCYNDILILEIENPKLYLLDGEEYSAVAIINNELTVPYNKIASGYFRFPNGAVESIVNMDIEERFIYDETEKYIVIGTYHQCSIIPENDGYIDDLQKYPNLNEQIILQLKKNISKNKTYEVKLGL, encoded by the coding sequence ATGAATTTCATTGAATTTTTAGGAAGTTTGAAAGACCCTCAATTGTGTAAAGAATATAAAAATAAGTTGAAAAACAAATATACTGCATACCTTGAATCAGAGAGATTAGAAAGGCAACAATTTATATATGAAAAGGATATTAGTGACGAAGGTTTTCTAGATAGGTATTCAGACAATTGGAATTATGAATGGTTTTTTGTGGGAAATGATATAGAAACTTTCTATACTAATTTAGGACTAGATTTTGGGCATTTAGCATCTACAAAAAAGGTTTTATGGAATGGTGAGTTTGAATATTGTTACAAAGACTACACGATTCACGATATGTGGAGTCAATTAGAAAAGTCGGAAAACGATGAAAGGTTTTGTTTCGGAATTTATGAATTTAGTAAAATATTAAGGAATAATGAAAAACAAGATATTTTAAGAAATGGATTACAGATACTTTTAGATGAAATGTTAATTTTTAAAACAGAGGAATTAGTGCCAAGTGAAAAGGTACTTTCCCAATATCTAGAGCAAAATAACGGGTTTATTTGTATGTTTGGGCATATCAGAATAGATATAAAGAATGATAGATTGGGGCAAGGTGGAAATGGAATAGTATATGCAGGAAAGTTGGGAAGTTCAGATATTGCAGTTAAATTCTTAATTAATTATACTTCTAAGAAATTAGAACGCTTTAAGGCAGAATACATAAATATTAACATGGTAAAGAGCAATCTGGTGAATACTGTTGATTATATCCATTATGAAGTGTTAAAAGTCGGTTCACTGGAAATTCCATTTATTATTATGAAAAAGTATGATGGGTGTCTAAAAAAGTTTAAAAACGGAATCACTGAATTAAAATGGGAGGATGTTAAAAGGATATATTTCAGCCTATGTAAAGCTTTAAAAACATTAGAAGAAAACAAAATCATCCATAGAGATTTAAAACCAGAAAATATTTTAATTGATGAAAGCAGTGAATTTATCATCTCGGATTTTGGAATTGCCCATTTTGAGTCAGATGAATCCCCAATCAAAAATATAACTAAAAAAGGTGATAGACTGGCAAATTTTGAGTTTGCAGCACCTGAGCAAGTAGGTGGTAAGGAAATATCCTTTGCTACTGATATATATGCTTTTGGTCAAATCCTCTATTGGTTTGTTTTTGGAGAGGTCAATAGGGGAACAGGCGGTAACAATTTAGAAAGATTGTTTGAAAACGAAAGAGAAGCGATCATATTAAACCAAATAGTATATAAATGCTTGGCAAATAACCCACTAGATAGATTCCAAAATATCGAAGAAATTGAAGATTGCTATACTAGTTTATACAACAAGGAAAGAAATGTTGATGTATATGAAGATATGCATAAATTTAGTGACATTGTTAGAAGTGTGTTACCAGAATGTTATCGACACGCATATTGTTTTGAAAACAAAACTGATATAAGTAATTTGATCAAAAAGTTAAGTGAAAATAAGTTCAATAGACCTTTAGAATATAATACTGGATCAGCAAACAATCAGATAAAAAGTTTCTACGAAATTGAAAACGGAAACTTTATATTAGAGACAAGAGAAATTATAGTAAACAGGATATGGGGACTATTCGAGGATTCTTGCTACAACGATATTTTAATACTAGAAATTGAGAACCCTAAACTTTATCTATTGGATGGCGAAGAGTATTCTGCAGTTGCAATTATAAATAATGAATTAACAGTTCCGTACAATAAAATTGCTTCAGGGTATTTCAGGTTTCCAAATGGCGCTGTTGAATCCATAGTAAATATGGATATAGAAGAACGTTTTATTTATGATGAGACAGAAAAATATATAGTCATAGGGACATATCATCAATGTTCAATTATTCCAGAAAATGATGGCTACATTGACGATTTGCAAAAATATCCGAATTTAAATGAACAAATTATTTTACAGCTGAAAAAAAATATATCGAAAAATAAAACATATGAAGTAAAATTAGGACTATAG
- a CDS encoding NYN domain-containing protein produces MITSIKERKNTFLSTSVFIDYENIFKRLQSYGKTPTQIDFFNVINKRLEEQYALNIVDNIAYCNFERTEMFDSNHQTELQSIGLQTRHTSNNGKNSADLEMTVDALKTLYKNPKIEVFILISCDRDLIPLIKAIKEENKISFVLSTKNGFDKIVTKYADFHEYIEDIFNLSKEIQVLVGQELTGDKILDSANAINIEELQQEVIDNAKNVSGLLYKSDKWRKHDINPVGLIGYSQLLTNKLSKLRDDVVEYFKCAHALKYVEIYIGEDKQLYLREGSNSKEITSNELTQ; encoded by the coding sequence ATGATAACTTCAATAAAAGAACGTAAAAATACGTTTTTAAGTACTTCAGTATTTATTGACTATGAAAATATCTTTAAACGGTTACAAAGTTATGGAAAAACACCTACTCAGATTGATTTTTTTAATGTTATTAATAAAAGGCTTGAAGAACAATATGCATTAAATATAGTTGATAATATTGCTTATTGTAATTTTGAGAGAACGGAAATGTTTGATTCGAATCACCAGACAGAGTTACAATCTATAGGGTTACAAACAAGGCATACATCAAACAATGGTAAGAATTCAGCAGATTTAGAAATGACTGTTGATGCTCTAAAAACTTTATATAAAAATCCTAAAATAGAAGTTTTTATTTTAATATCATGTGACAGAGATCTAATACCTCTAATTAAAGCGATCAAAGAAGAAAACAAAATTAGTTTTGTTTTATCAACTAAAAATGGATTTGATAAAATAGTCACTAAATATGCGGATTTCCATGAATATATCGAGGATATTTTTAATCTAAGTAAGGAAATACAAGTCTTAGTTGGGCAAGAATTAACAGGTGATAAAATTCTGGATTCTGCAAATGCTATCAATATAGAGGAATTACAACAGGAAGTAATAGATAATGCTAAAAATGTTTCAGGATTATTATACAAATCTGATAAATGGAGAAAACATGATATTAATCCAGTAGGTTTAATCGGATATAGTCAATTATTAACCAATAAATTAAGTAAATTAAGAGATGACGTTGTTGAATATTTTAAATGTGCTCATGCTCTTAAATATGTTGAAATATATATTGGTGAGGATAAACAATTATATCTAAGAGAGGGAAGCAACTCCAAAGAAATTACATCCAATGAGTTGACACAATAA
- a CDS encoding DNA translocase FtsK, whose product METYSLSQVVGLGLLVLVILDFIRTLARNGAIHIADFPVYLFVLLGRILDTMVALIFSLFSKNWGQLSSLKKSWTQTITVVPITRNISGRNEEKEWMAWARQKRPILIHTLERSGAHIFVERSKLPGQKSFPSSKDSANTPAPKVKTLDFQVFYSVEHQEVHFIPQYFYGVDPSLRSSLRQRIDDGTIAVAFGVASRIVSFVEREGQEAIVVRVGANTVPKSSLPPPIPKAGKGPTVQSLAPEEVDLSPISENLPPLTIFNQPKAKKQESRDTAEMVLQAFSRLNIGVDSSGTSKFRHVKTVIGPAITQVIFQSSGLKISSLTREGENIAAELGIQGSVRISAVPGMPGCFGVEVPNEQRGIVTLQEMVASPEFRKNKSTLPLCIGVTINGKPLIADLAKLPHLLVAGATNQGKSVGLNAMILSLVLRHLPDQLKLIMVDPKAVELTVYEDLPHLLAPIATEPKDAMQLLDKMVVEMERRYSLLRSKKARNIREYNDKVPQQGQLPYWVAIIDEYADLIMGAKSTGKDLETAIARLGQKARAAGLHLILATQRPTADIVTGLIKANMPGRLAYKVASTIDSQVILDRPGAESLTGMGDLLLLSPVDPEPIRAQGPLVTDEEIERLVEFWCNNCTRSFKKLNDKTYSPERFDKEPDDNLKAIDVVKQETNNILTFTNKLIDLSPDHHGLNRSPRAKVEELPNIPEVLIVVGSQGHMVNLGIPSKPKTLSIKNNAWAVLYGCSVRIVVKEQAPRREYLKSRLNIKTDVAQSIMQLMEIRKIISPYKGPNAPRQIYVSLEQVDKVFPENIFSMNKYTSST is encoded by the coding sequence TTGGAAACATATAGCTTAAGCCAAGTTGTGGGATTAGGACTTCTGGTCCTGGTAATCCTAGATTTTATTCGGACCTTAGCGAGAAATGGAGCAATTCATATAGCTGATTTTCCGGTTTACCTATTTGTTCTCTTGGGACGCATCCTAGATACCATGGTTGCTTTGATCTTTAGTCTCTTCTCCAAGAACTGGGGGCAGCTTTCTTCCCTTAAGAAATCCTGGACTCAAACAATAACTGTGGTTCCTATTACTAGGAATATCTCAGGCAGAAATGAAGAGAAGGAATGGATGGCCTGGGCACGGCAAAAGCGCCCCATTCTGATTCACACGCTCGAACGTTCCGGTGCTCATATCTTTGTTGAGCGAAGTAAATTGCCGGGACAAAAATCATTCCCTAGCTCGAAAGACAGCGCTAACACCCCTGCGCCTAAAGTGAAAACGCTGGACTTTCAAGTTTTCTATTCTGTCGAACACCAGGAAGTGCACTTTATCCCTCAGTATTTTTATGGAGTGGATCCCTCCTTGCGTTCGTCTTTGCGTCAGAGGATCGACGATGGGACTATTGCCGTGGCTTTTGGTGTCGCGTCAAGAATTGTTTCTTTTGTAGAAAGAGAGGGTCAAGAAGCAATTGTTGTTAGGGTTGGGGCCAATACCGTCCCCAAATCATCGCTTCCCCCACCGATTCCTAAGGCTGGGAAAGGACCGACTGTTCAGTCCCTTGCTCCGGAAGAGGTGGATCTATCGCCTATTTCTGAAAATCTTCCCCCATTGACGATTTTCAACCAACCCAAGGCCAAGAAACAGGAGTCCAGAGATACCGCCGAGATGGTCCTGCAAGCATTTAGCCGGTTAAATATAGGTGTCGATTCCAGCGGGACGTCGAAGTTTCGCCATGTTAAAACGGTCATCGGCCCGGCGATCACCCAAGTGATCTTTCAAAGCTCCGGCTTAAAGATTTCATCGTTAACCAGAGAAGGGGAAAATATTGCTGCCGAACTTGGAATCCAGGGAAGTGTTCGAATTTCGGCAGTTCCCGGAATGCCCGGATGCTTTGGCGTCGAGGTGCCCAATGAACAGCGCGGGATTGTGACGCTTCAGGAAATGGTGGCCAGTCCCGAATTTAGGAAAAACAAGAGTACGCTTCCCTTATGTATTGGAGTGACGATTAACGGAAAACCTCTGATCGCGGATCTGGCCAAATTACCGCATTTGCTGGTAGCCGGTGCAACCAATCAGGGAAAAAGCGTTGGGCTGAACGCCATGATTCTTTCCCTGGTACTCCGACATTTGCCGGATCAATTAAAACTGATTATGGTTGATCCGAAGGCTGTTGAATTAACGGTTTATGAGGACCTGCCCCATTTGTTAGCCCCCATCGCCACAGAACCGAAAGACGCAATGCAATTGCTGGATAAAATGGTCGTGGAAATGGAGAGACGATATTCGCTCTTGCGGTCGAAAAAAGCCCGAAACATTCGTGAGTATAATGACAAGGTCCCTCAACAAGGGCAGCTTCCCTATTGGGTTGCAATCATTGATGAATACGCCGATCTAATCATGGGAGCTAAGAGTACCGGCAAAGACTTGGAGACCGCCATTGCCAGGCTCGGGCAAAAGGCCAGAGCTGCCGGCTTGCATTTGATTCTTGCGACCCAACGTCCGACAGCCGATATTGTTACCGGCTTAATTAAGGCGAACATGCCTGGGCGGCTTGCTTATAAAGTTGCGTCGACGATTGATTCGCAGGTCATTCTCGACCGGCCAGGCGCTGAGTCATTGACAGGCATGGGGGATCTTCTCTTATTAAGTCCTGTAGATCCGGAGCCGATCCGTGCCCAAGGTCCTCTTGTTACGGATGAAGAAATAGAGCGTCTTGTTGAGTTTTGGTGTAATAATTGCACCAGAAGCTTTAAAAAACTAAACGATAAAACGTATAGTCCTGAAAGGTTCGATAAAGAACCTGACGATAATCTTAAAGCAATAGATGTGGTTAAGCAGGAAACAAACAACATTCTAACCTTCACGAATAAGCTGATAGACTTATCCCCTGATCATCATGGTTTAAATAGGAGCCCTAGGGCAAAAGTAGAAGAACTACCGAATATTCCAGAGGTTTTAATTGTCGTGGGAAGCCAAGGACACATGGTGAATTTGGGCATTCCCTCGAAACCAAAAACTCTTTCTATTAAAAATAATGCGTGGGCCGTCCTCTACGGATGTTCCGTGCGAATCGTGGTTAAGGAGCAAGCACCACGACGGGAATACTTAAAGTCCCGTCTAAATATTAAAACCGACGTAGCTCAAAGTATCATGCAGTTAATGGAGATCAGAAAAATAATATCTCCTTATAAGGGGCCCAATGCACCACGTCAAATCTATGTGTCCTTGGAGCAAGTCGATAAAGTATTTCCTGAAAATATCTTCTCAATGAATAAATATACAAGTTCAACTTGA
- a CDS encoding cell division protein FtsZ, translating into MAIYTRPPFIRSILPGNSPIPFKVKPTENEYIEDAEVVIMENVQSNQETVFKEETTSIEEASLIPEKVTFDAIDNPNENEEDSITCEETAVEPSIAMNNLDQESFILNSTVSINFGIIGLGQAGGKIADSLAACRLPGKNQSTYQAIAVNTCLADLHALKNIPESQRVALPNYRLGAMRQPELGYAAINQPGVLDDLVLNRVPRVFENVDHVIVSAGIGGGTGTGGIQAVCEALAEKGYSVTAMITLPRNLDSVEEKQNANVFLGTLQELMYNGLISSVIVVDNNLLYNRYVNHAKDSGIDMDWKIVSNMEIVRIINEMNATTGLPSSTTFDGAELTKILTSGGCVTFGKARISLPDSALFETIALEISEILNSGYLAEYKNLSEARYAGVQLIMPPDLEFGPMMERTIIDELKKKMPTLLGTYVGHAQVKGQNEILVYTVVSGMGLPGRAQELSQLLQAEVEKINASDAKRTQFMPSEVTVMNPFLKGSRQRTAGNPFAKESPIGKANNPFGNKQP; encoded by the coding sequence ATGGCCATTTACACTCGTCCGCCATTTATTCGTTCAATTTTACCGGGGAATTCACCCATACCTTTTAAAGTTAAACCAACAGAAAATGAATACATTGAAGATGCGGAGGTAGTAATTATGGAAAATGTCCAAAGTAATCAAGAAACTGTTTTTAAAGAAGAAACCACTAGTATCGAAGAAGCATCGTTAATTCCTGAAAAAGTCACTTTCGATGCTATCGATAATCCTAATGAAAATGAGGAAGATTCAATTACTTGCGAGGAGACCGCAGTCGAACCTTCAATCGCAATGAATAATTTAGACCAAGAATCGTTTATTTTGAATTCGACTGTTAGCATAAATTTTGGCATTATAGGATTAGGACAAGCCGGTGGGAAAATAGCAGACTCCCTTGCTGCGTGTCGTTTGCCTGGCAAAAATCAATCCACTTACCAAGCTATCGCCGTAAATACGTGTCTGGCTGATCTGCACGCTTTAAAAAACATTCCTGAAAGTCAGCGTGTAGCTTTACCAAACTATAGACTCGGTGCTATGCGGCAGCCTGAACTCGGATATGCTGCGATCAATCAACCTGGGGTATTAGACGATCTTGTGTTAAACAGAGTCCCACGAGTTTTTGAGAACGTGGATCATGTCATTGTATCTGCCGGTATTGGGGGAGGAACCGGAACTGGGGGTATTCAAGCGGTTTGTGAGGCGCTCGCTGAAAAAGGTTATTCAGTAACAGCCATGATCACGTTACCGAGGAACCTGGATAGCGTTGAAGAAAAACAAAACGCCAATGTTTTCCTTGGGACCTTGCAGGAACTTATGTACAATGGTTTAATTTCATCGGTCATTGTTGTTGATAATAATCTTTTGTATAATCGGTACGTTAATCACGCGAAAGACTCTGGAATAGACATGGATTGGAAAATAGTCAGCAATATGGAGATTGTACGGATTATCAATGAAATGAACGCTACTACAGGATTACCTTCATCGACAACCTTTGATGGGGCTGAGTTAACTAAAATTCTAACGAGTGGAGGATGTGTAACCTTTGGAAAAGCACGAATATCTCTGCCGGATTCGGCCCTATTTGAAACGATAGCCTTAGAAATTTCTGAAATTCTGAACTCTGGATATTTAGCAGAATACAAGAATTTGTCTGAAGCGCGCTATGCGGGCGTACAATTGATTATGCCTCCGGATCTCGAATTTGGCCCAATGATGGAACGTACGATTATTGATGAGCTAAAAAAGAAAATGCCTACTCTCCTTGGAACGTACGTCGGACATGCACAAGTTAAAGGTCAGAATGAAATTTTGGTTTATACGGTTGTTAGTGGAATGGGGTTGCCAGGTCGGGCTCAAGAATTATCTCAATTACTACAAGCAGAAGTGGAAAAAATTAATGCTTCAGACGCGAAGCGGACACAATTCATGCCATCTGAAGTAACTGTAATGAATCCATTCTTAAAAGGTTCAAGACAGCGGACAGCAGGAAATCCTTTCGCGAAAGAGAGCCCAATCGGCAAGGCTAATAACCCATTCGGAAATAAACAACCATAA
- a CDS encoding toll/interleukin-1 receptor domain-containing protein — translation MARCTAPVYGHRTASGRASCPVCGGGGSYRGYNSYSSYSSPYSSSSNSSTSRSSVGGQTKTKARWSSVGSSILYTPAEIRTLTPVRENVEKRSKLPDLRDVFLCHAWDDRKGAAKELHDFLESKGVTIWFSEKDVPLGSSLLREIDKGLAKSRVGIVLVTPSFLKRVEGEGIADKELSALLARDLLVPIVHNTTFEDLREVSPLLGSRSGLSTIEESMADVAAKIAELVTT, via the coding sequence ATGGCTAGATGTACAGCACCAGTTTACGGTCATCGCACGGCAAGTGGAAGGGCAAGCTGCCCAGTATGTGGAGGTGGAGGTAGTTATCGAGGTTACAACTCTTATTCCTCATATTCTTCACCGTATTCTTCATCATCAAACAGTTCTACAAGTCGTAGTAGTGTTGGCGGACAAACTAAGACGAAAGCACGTTGGTCTTCAGTTGGTTCTAGTATTTTATATACTCCTGCGGAAATTCGAACACTTACCCCTGTGCGAGAAAATGTTGAGAAGCGTTCGAAATTACCAGATTTACGAGATGTTTTTCTTTGTCACGCTTGGGATGACCGTAAAGGCGCAGCTAAAGAATTACACGATTTCCTTGAATCAAAAGGTGTAACTATTTGGTTTAGTGAAAAGGATGTTCCTTTAGGTTCATCTTTACTTCGTGAAATTGATAAAGGGTTGGCAAAATCTCGTGTAGGTATTGTATTAGTTACACCTTCATTTCTTAAACGTGTTGAGGGAGAAGGAATAGCAGATAAAGAACTTTCAGCTTTGCTAGCTCGTGATTTGCTTGTCCCTATTGTACATAATACGACTTTTGAGGATTTACGTGAAGTTAGTCCGTTACTTGGCTCGCGAAGTGGCTTAAGTACTATTGAAGAATCAATGGCAGATGTTGCGGCTAAAATAGCGGAATTGGTTACTACATAA
- a CDS encoding DUF3027 domain-containing protein, producing MKKDFPELLYQAVGLSCCDASFSYGNVLCIGLGERVYYTHPSLRDVFRGEWDIRSYNSAWRLVKDNQIICGYYDLQEESGPKLELLIGHKLIDIKKISCLDVGFIFDDGFEIDFLGQSSSGRILEILLPGDINLELKNSEWIQYISDEKITGLSNEELLISEYSKRCHKRWETLIPQKKSINYCDKCSYFRPISGQFYFWDYGLCSNELSEQDGKVVNVRYGCLYYDNTLPTVEG from the coding sequence ATGAAGAAAGATTTTCCGGAGTTGTTATATCAAGCAGTTGGATTAAGTTGTTGTGATGCAAGTTTCAGTTACGGTAATGTTTTATGTATAGGCCTTGGCGAAAGAGTTTATTATACTCACCCTAGTCTAAGGGATGTATTTCGAGGCGAATGGGATATACGATCATATAACAGTGCTTGGAGATTAGTGAAAGATAATCAGATAATCTGCGGTTATTATGATCTACAAGAGGAAAGTGGACCTAAACTTGAACTCTTAATAGGTCATAAATTAATTGATATTAAGAAAATATCGTGCTTAGATGTTGGCTTTATCTTTGATGATGGATTTGAAATTGACTTCTTAGGACAATCAAGTTCTGGTCGTATCTTAGAGATACTATTACCCGGAGACATTAATCTGGAACTAAAGAATAGTGAATGGATTCAATACATTTCGGATGAAAAAATTACAGGATTAAGTAATGAGGAATTGCTAATAAGTGAGTATTCAAAACGATGTCATAAGAGATGGGAAACACTGATTCCTCAGAAAAAATCAATAAATTATTGTGATAAATGTTCATATTTTCGCCCCATAAGTGGCCAATTTTATTTCTGGGATTATGGACTTTGTAGCAACGAATTATCAGAACAAGATGGAAAAGTAGTTAATGTGAGATATGGTTGTTTATATTATGACAATACATTGCCAACAGTCGAAGGTTAG
- a CDS encoding GNAT family N-acetyltransferase — protein sequence MEIKIVEGEIKYIDDCLEALMNSELACTYLPDEKTAKKHLVEAFERKEMYLALNDESECLGYIRFVLNGTFYDFPYVCNIAVKKNFRSRGIGKRLLGYFEEIGFTHSDKVFLLVSSFNEHAKKLYESIGYKQVGLINDLFKDGISEYIMMKVKSL from the coding sequence TTGGAAATAAAAATTGTAGAAGGCGAAATTAAATACATAGACGACTGTCTAGAAGCATTAATGAATTCTGAACTTGCTTGTACTTATCTCCCGGATGAAAAAACCGCAAAGAAACATCTGGTTGAAGCGTTTGAGAGGAAAGAAATGTATTTAGCATTAAATGATGAAAGTGAGTGCCTAGGATACATTAGGTTTGTTTTAAATGGTACATTTTATGATTTTCCATATGTTTGCAATATAGCGGTCAAGAAGAATTTTCGTAGTCGGGGTATAGGGAAAAGGTTACTAGGTTATTTCGAAGAGATAGGTTTTACACATTCTGATAAGGTATTTCTCCTGGTAAGTAGTTTTAATGAGCATGCTAAAAAGTTATATGAATCAATTGGTTATAAACAGGTTGGTCTGATTAATGATCTTTTCAAAGATGGAATATCGGAATACATAATGATGAAAGTAAAATCTTTGTGA